The Henckelia pumila isolate YLH828 chromosome 2, ASM3356847v2, whole genome shotgun sequence genome includes a window with the following:
- the LOC140883068 gene encoding transcription factor BIM3-like isoform X4, which yields MRLPRAPQNLSRSKYYTRCFLVCKQVFIHIAREFGFGEAQMVRIASHVEDEEAPDCSTPIAERVRLDQKVDASRSKHSETEQRRRSKINERFQILRDLVPENDQKRDKASLLLEVIQYIQYLQEKLQMYEGTYQGWSPEPTKLAPWKINSGPVESFLDQTQLERHISGHEDNGVLNPLRHVRNSAESELIGSSLYKSTDNLPIATNQPLLLNLPTQAATFEGRSCVNDYSIPICNTNESEPKTALEEASHSSTYSQLILSSLKNALQSSGVDLSQASISVQLDVGKQINDRSTVAKFKVKDNQCPPGLASVAPGIEHPRKRFRVDES from the exons ATGCGATTGCCTAGGGCTCCTCAAAATCTCTCACGCAGCAAATATTATACTCGCTGTTTCCTCGTATGCAAACAAGTTTTTATACACATTGCTCGAGAATTTGGGTTTGGTGAAGCTCAAATGGTAAGAATTGCGAGCCATGTTGAAGATGAAGAAGCTCCCGATTGCTCCACTCCGATAG caGAGAGAGTGAGACTTGATCAGAAGGTGGATGCTTCTCGGTCGAAGCATTCGGAGACAGAGCAAAGAAGGAGGAGCAAAATTAATGAGAG ATTTCAGATTTTGAGGGATTTAGTCCCGGAAAATGATCAGAAGAGAGATAAAGCTTCATTGCTGCTGGAG GTTATACAGTACATCCAATATTTACAGGAGAAGCTACAAATGTATGAGGGAACTTATCAAGGTTGGAGTCCAGAGCCCACAAAGTTGGCACCATGG AAAATCAATTCTGGACCAGTTGAAAGCTTCCTTGACCAAACTCAGCTCGAGAGGCATATATCTGGGCATGAAGACAATGGTGTTCTCAACCCTTTACGTCATGTACGGAACTCGGCAGAATCTGAGTTGATTGGATCTAGCTTATATAAATCAACAGATAACCTACCTATTGCAACAAATCAACCTCTTCTTCTGAACCTTCCAACTCAAGCAGCAACATTTGAGG GGAGATCATGTGTGAATGATTACTCTATTCCTATCTGCAATACCAACGAGAGTGAACCAAAGACTGCACTTGAGGAAGCCAGTCACTCAAGTACATACTCTCAACT GATATTGAGTTCTTTGAAGAATGCTCTACAATCATCTGGAGTGGATTTATCTCAGGCCAGCATTTCAGTGCAACTTGATGTTGGCAAACAAATAAATGATAGAAGTACCGTGGCAAAGTTCAAAGTGAAG GATAATCAATGTCCACCTGGACTCGCTTCTGTGGCTCCTGGGATAGAACATCCTCGTAAAAGGTTCAGAGTCGACGAAAGCTAG
- the LOC140883068 gene encoding transcription factor BIM2-like isoform X3: MRLPRAPQNLSRSKYYTRCFLVCKQVFIHIAREFGFGEAQMVRIASHVEDEEAPDCSTPIAERVRLDQKVDASRSKHSETEQRRRSKINERFQILRDLVPENDQKRDKASLLLEVIQYIQYLQEKLQMYEGTYQGWSPEPTKLAPWKINSGPVESFLDQTQLERHISGHEDNGVLNPLRHVRNSAESELIGSSLYKSTDNLPIATNQPLLLNLPTQAATFEGMSGQPHQECFPDAEQLTQLSQSQLWPGRSCVNDYSIPICNTNESEPKTALEEASHSSTYSQLILSSLKNALQSSGVDLSQASISVQLDVGKQINDRSTVAKFKDNQCPPGLASVAPGIEHPRKRFRVDES, from the exons ATGCGATTGCCTAGGGCTCCTCAAAATCTCTCACGCAGCAAATATTATACTCGCTGTTTCCTCGTATGCAAACAAGTTTTTATACACATTGCTCGAGAATTTGGGTTTGGTGAAGCTCAAATGGTAAGAATTGCGAGCCATGTTGAAGATGAAGAAGCTCCCGATTGCTCCACTCCGATAG caGAGAGAGTGAGACTTGATCAGAAGGTGGATGCTTCTCGGTCGAAGCATTCGGAGACAGAGCAAAGAAGGAGGAGCAAAATTAATGAGAG ATTTCAGATTTTGAGGGATTTAGTCCCGGAAAATGATCAGAAGAGAGATAAAGCTTCATTGCTGCTGGAG GTTATACAGTACATCCAATATTTACAGGAGAAGCTACAAATGTATGAGGGAACTTATCAAGGTTGGAGTCCAGAGCCCACAAAGTTGGCACCATGG AAAATCAATTCTGGACCAGTTGAAAGCTTCCTTGACCAAACTCAGCTCGAGAGGCATATATCTGGGCATGAAGACAATGGTGTTCTCAACCCTTTACGTCATGTACGGAACTCGGCAGAATCTGAGTTGATTGGATCTAGCTTATATAAATCAACAGATAACCTACCTATTGCAACAAATCAACCTCTTCTTCTGAACCTTCCAACTCAAGCAGCAACATTTGAGGGTATGTCTGGTCAGCCTCATCAAGAATGTTTTCCTGATGCTGAGCAATTGACCCAGCTGTCTCAATCCCAATTATGGCCAGGGAGATCATGTGTGAATGATTACTCTATTCCTATCTGCAATACCAACGAGAGTGAACCAAAGACTGCACTTGAGGAAGCCAGTCACTCAAGTACATACTCTCAACT GATATTGAGTTCTTTGAAGAATGCTCTACAATCATCTGGAGTGGATTTATCTCAGGCCAGCATTTCAGTGCAACTTGATGTTGGCAAACAAATAAATGATAGAAGTACCGTGGCAAAGTTCAAA GATAATCAATGTCCACCTGGACTCGCTTCTGTGGCTCCTGGGATAGAACATCCTCGTAAAAGGTTCAGAGTCGACGAAAGCTAG
- the LOC140883068 gene encoding transcription factor BIM3-like isoform X1, translated as MRLPRAPQNLSRSKYYTRCFLVCKQVFIHIAREFGFGEAQMVRIASHVEDEEAPDCSTPIAERVRLDQKVDASRSKHSETEQRRRSKINERFQILRDLVPENDQKRDKASLLLEVIQYIQYLQEKLQMYEGTYQGWSPEPTKLAPWKINSGPVESFLDQTQLERHISGHEDNGVLNPLRHVRNSAESELIGSSLYKSTDNLPIATNQPLLLNLPTQAATFEGMSGQPHQECFPDAEQLTQLSQSQLWPGRSCVNDYSIPICNTNESEPKTALEEASHSSTYSQLILSSLKNALQSSGVDLSQASISVQLDVGKQINDRSTVAKFKVKDNQCPPGLASVAPGIEHPRKRFRVDES; from the exons ATGCGATTGCCTAGGGCTCCTCAAAATCTCTCACGCAGCAAATATTATACTCGCTGTTTCCTCGTATGCAAACAAGTTTTTATACACATTGCTCGAGAATTTGGGTTTGGTGAAGCTCAAATGGTAAGAATTGCGAGCCATGTTGAAGATGAAGAAGCTCCCGATTGCTCCACTCCGATAG caGAGAGAGTGAGACTTGATCAGAAGGTGGATGCTTCTCGGTCGAAGCATTCGGAGACAGAGCAAAGAAGGAGGAGCAAAATTAATGAGAG ATTTCAGATTTTGAGGGATTTAGTCCCGGAAAATGATCAGAAGAGAGATAAAGCTTCATTGCTGCTGGAG GTTATACAGTACATCCAATATTTACAGGAGAAGCTACAAATGTATGAGGGAACTTATCAAGGTTGGAGTCCAGAGCCCACAAAGTTGGCACCATGG AAAATCAATTCTGGACCAGTTGAAAGCTTCCTTGACCAAACTCAGCTCGAGAGGCATATATCTGGGCATGAAGACAATGGTGTTCTCAACCCTTTACGTCATGTACGGAACTCGGCAGAATCTGAGTTGATTGGATCTAGCTTATATAAATCAACAGATAACCTACCTATTGCAACAAATCAACCTCTTCTTCTGAACCTTCCAACTCAAGCAGCAACATTTGAGGGTATGTCTGGTCAGCCTCATCAAGAATGTTTTCCTGATGCTGAGCAATTGACCCAGCTGTCTCAATCCCAATTATGGCCAGGGAGATCATGTGTGAATGATTACTCTATTCCTATCTGCAATACCAACGAGAGTGAACCAAAGACTGCACTTGAGGAAGCCAGTCACTCAAGTACATACTCTCAACT GATATTGAGTTCTTTGAAGAATGCTCTACAATCATCTGGAGTGGATTTATCTCAGGCCAGCATTTCAGTGCAACTTGATGTTGGCAAACAAATAAATGATAGAAGTACCGTGGCAAAGTTCAAAGTGAAG GATAATCAATGTCCACCTGGACTCGCTTCTGTGGCTCCTGGGATAGAACATCCTCGTAAAAGGTTCAGAGTCGACGAAAGCTAG
- the LOC140883068 gene encoding transcription factor BIM3-like isoform X2, whose protein sequence is MRLPRAPQNLSRSKYYTRCFLVCKQVFIHIAREFGFGEAQMVRIASHVEDEEAPDCSTPIERVRLDQKVDASRSKHSETEQRRRSKINERFQILRDLVPENDQKRDKASLLLEVIQYIQYLQEKLQMYEGTYQGWSPEPTKLAPWKINSGPVESFLDQTQLERHISGHEDNGVLNPLRHVRNSAESELIGSSLYKSTDNLPIATNQPLLLNLPTQAATFEGMSGQPHQECFPDAEQLTQLSQSQLWPGRSCVNDYSIPICNTNESEPKTALEEASHSSTYSQLILSSLKNALQSSGVDLSQASISVQLDVGKQINDRSTVAKFKVKDNQCPPGLASVAPGIEHPRKRFRVDES, encoded by the exons ATGCGATTGCCTAGGGCTCCTCAAAATCTCTCACGCAGCAAATATTATACTCGCTGTTTCCTCGTATGCAAACAAGTTTTTATACACATTGCTCGAGAATTTGGGTTTGGTGAAGCTCAAATGGTAAGAATTGCGAGCCATGTTGAAGATGAAGAAGCTCCCGATTGCTCCACTCCGATAG AGAGAGTGAGACTTGATCAGAAGGTGGATGCTTCTCGGTCGAAGCATTCGGAGACAGAGCAAAGAAGGAGGAGCAAAATTAATGAGAG ATTTCAGATTTTGAGGGATTTAGTCCCGGAAAATGATCAGAAGAGAGATAAAGCTTCATTGCTGCTGGAG GTTATACAGTACATCCAATATTTACAGGAGAAGCTACAAATGTATGAGGGAACTTATCAAGGTTGGAGTCCAGAGCCCACAAAGTTGGCACCATGG AAAATCAATTCTGGACCAGTTGAAAGCTTCCTTGACCAAACTCAGCTCGAGAGGCATATATCTGGGCATGAAGACAATGGTGTTCTCAACCCTTTACGTCATGTACGGAACTCGGCAGAATCTGAGTTGATTGGATCTAGCTTATATAAATCAACAGATAACCTACCTATTGCAACAAATCAACCTCTTCTTCTGAACCTTCCAACTCAAGCAGCAACATTTGAGGGTATGTCTGGTCAGCCTCATCAAGAATGTTTTCCTGATGCTGAGCAATTGACCCAGCTGTCTCAATCCCAATTATGGCCAGGGAGATCATGTGTGAATGATTACTCTATTCCTATCTGCAATACCAACGAGAGTGAACCAAAGACTGCACTTGAGGAAGCCAGTCACTCAAGTACATACTCTCAACT GATATTGAGTTCTTTGAAGAATGCTCTACAATCATCTGGAGTGGATTTATCTCAGGCCAGCATTTCAGTGCAACTTGATGTTGGCAAACAAATAAATGATAGAAGTACCGTGGCAAAGTTCAAAGTGAAG GATAATCAATGTCCACCTGGACTCGCTTCTGTGGCTCCTGGGATAGAACATCCTCGTAAAAGGTTCAGAGTCGACGAAAGCTAG